The following are from one region of the Salvia hispanica cultivar TCC Black 2014 chromosome 1, UniMelb_Shisp_WGS_1.0, whole genome shotgun sequence genome:
- the LOC125202194 gene encoding chaperone protein dnaJ C76, chloroplastic-like yields the protein MLAASPSTHQPILNPKPDQYCNFKNSIWWRRRGSVSTRCCVKKEAESSKNHYELLGVPVDASGVQIKDAYRKLQKKYHPDIAGDKGHESTVMLNKAYEVLVRGDLRKEYDRSIGRVRVGIERNALGSVWKEPPRPQALFVDETACVGCWKCVHYAGNTFTMDEASGTARIKVQYGDHDAQIEMSMESCPVNCIHWVDTEELAVLEHLIRPQPKEGYGIYGQGWERPANVFMAAKSFNKELERQEQSKHRQGSSRDNEETQAQAEARKNAYEELKIGRFARIWSWMKQSTSNF from the exons atgTTGGCAGCCTCTCCTTCCACTCATCAACCAATCTTGAATCCAAAACCTGATCAATACTGCAATTTCAAGAATTCCATATGGTGGAG GAGGCGAGGTTCAGTCTCGACGCGATGCTGTGTGAAGAAAGAAGCAGAGAGCAGCAAGAATCATTATGAATTGCTAGGAGTTCCAGTTGATGCAAGTGGTGTACAAATCAAGGATGCTTACAGAAAACTGCAAAAGAAATATCACCCAGATATTGCAGGGGATAAG GGTCATGAGAGCACAGTCATGTTGAATAAAGCGTACGAGGTATTGGTGAGAGGCGACCTCAGAAAAGAGTACGATAGGTCGATTGGCAGAGTTCGTGTCGGGATTGAGAGGAACGCGCTAGGTAGCGTGTGGAAAGAGCCTCCGAGACCCCAGGCTCTATTTGTCGATGAAACTGCTTGTGTAG GTTGCTGGAAGTGTGTGCACTACGCGGGCAACACATTCACCATGGATGAGGCTTCTGGAACCGCGCGCATCAAGGTTCAATACGGAGATCATGATGCGCAGATCGAG ATGTCGATGGAATCGTGCCCAGTAAACTGCATCCACTGGGTCGATACAGAAGAGCTAGCAGTTCTTGAGCACCTGATCCGGCCTCAACCGAAGGAAGGGTACGGAATATATGGACAAGGATGGGAAAGGCCTGCAAATGTATTCATGGCTGCCAAATCCTTCAACAAAGAGTTAGAGAGGCAAGAACAAAGCAAGCATAGACAGG GAAGCTCAAGGGACAACGAAGAAACTCAAGCTCAGGCAGAAGCGCGCAAGAATGCATACGAGGAACTGAAGATAGGAAGGTTTGCAAGAATTTGGAGCTGGATGAAGCAAAGCACTAGTAATTTCTGA
- the LOC125212972 gene encoding cysteine-rich receptor-like protein kinase 42: protein MHNQSWITVAIFLTIHFLPISLSEPRISEPGLFCGVDRPPPNASASFIPLFTSAMETIPQQVAARNWGSYIFNSTNASIYTLAQCHADLSRDDCLQCYAASRTRLPRCLPAFGGRIFLDGCFLRYDSYVFFAESVDPDSDAVNCTSTAPNSTLPEAEFRRSVLEVIDNVTAGGRSATAGIGGAFVLAECWNTVGAEGCRACLAKANSEIRRCLPSSEGRALNAGCYLRYSTQKFYNQSTASNRDTGVSRRGVIVAVVCSVLAFCMLCLFGGYTAYRRWERRKQERYNLGKISYSYHKSSLNFKYETLEKATDYFDPMRKLGQGGAGSVYRGTLPNGTTVAVKRLFFSTRQWVDEFFNEVNLISGIEHKNLVKLIGCSIEGPESLLVYEYVPNQSLEVCLFDKNRAKILNWKERYNIVVGTAEGIAFLHEGTELRIIHRDIKGSNILLDENFDAKIADFGLARNFAADKTHLSTGIAGTLGYMATEYIVKGQLTEKADVYSYGVLVLEIVCGRKNNVFVEDSGSLLQTVWKLFKADRLAETVDPSLKGDFPPAEASKVLKIGLLCAQASVAQRPSMVDVVRMLTDENCKIPEPNQPPFLNTSALSGSTTRSSCSINSSTSNPITRPETSHPSSESFSIQSSEGPRSRSDEIRLI from the exons ATGCATAATCAATCATGGATCACAGTTGCCATCTTCCTCACCATCCATTTCCTCCCAATTTCCCTCTCCGAACCTCGAATTTCGGAGCCCGGCTTATTCTGCGGCGTCGACCGGCCACCGCCCAACGCCAGCGCCTCCTTCATCCCGCTCTTCACCAGCGCGATGGAGACCATCCCGCAGCAGGTCGCAGCCAGAAACTGGGGCAGTTACATCTTCAACTCCACCAACGCATCCATCTACACCCTCGCGCAGTGCCACGCCGACCTCTCGCGCGACGACTGCCTCCAGTGCTACGCCGCCAGCCGCACGCGCCTCCCCCGCTGCCTCCCCGCCTTCGGAGGCCGGATCTTCCTCGACGGCTGCTTCCTCCGCTACGACAGCTACGTATTCTTCGCCGAGAGCGTCGATCCTGACTCCGACGCCGTCAATTGCACCTCCACGGCGCCGAATTCCACGCTTCCGGAGGCGGAGTTCAGGAGGAGCGTTTTGGAGGTGATCGACAACGTCACGGCCGGCGGGAGGTCCGCGACGGCGGGGATCGGCGGCGCGTTTGTATTGGCGGAGTGCTGGAACACCGTCGGAGCGGAGGGGTGTAGGGCGTGTTTGGCGAAGGCGAATTCGGAAATTAGGCGGTGTTTGCCTAGCAGCGAAGGCCGTGCGTTGAATGCTGGTTGCTATTTGCGGTATTCTACGCAGAAATTCTATAATCAGTCTACTGCATCAAATCGTGATACCG GTGTTTCTAGAAGAGGCGTGATTGTCGCCGTTGTTTGCTCTGTGCTTGCTTTCTGTATGCTCTGCCTCTTTGGTGGTTACACCGCGTATCGGAGATGGGAGAGACGAAAACAAG AGCGTTATAATCTTGGCAAGATTTCGTATTCATACCACAAGTCAAGTTTGAACTTCAAATACGAGACCCTAGAGAAGGCCACCGACTATTTTGACCCGATGAGGAAACTGGGGCAGGGAGGGGCGGGCTCTGTGTACAGAGGGACCCTCCCAAATGGGACGACCGTGGCTGTGAAGCGGCTCTTCTTCAGCACGAGGCAGTGGGTTGATGAGTTCTTCAATGAGGTGAACCTTATCAGTGGAATCGAGCACAAGAATCTCGTGAAGCTTATTGGCTGCAGCATTGAAGGCCCTGAAAGCCTTCTGGTTTATGAATATGTGCCCAACCAGAGCCTTGAAGTCTGCCTCTTTG ATAAGAATCGGGCGAAGATCTTGAACTGGAAGGAGCGGTACAACATTGTGGTTGGAACAGCCGAGGGGATCGCGTTCCTTCATGAGGGTACCGAGTTGAGGATCATCCACAGAGATATCAAGGGCAGCAATATTCTTCTTGATGAGAACTTTGATGCTAAGATAGCTGATTTTGGTCTTGCTCGGAACTTCGCAGCTGATAAAACTCATCTCAGCACAGGAATTGCAGGCACATT AGGATACATGGCGACCGAGTACATAGTGAAAGGGCAGCTCACAGAGAAAGCTGATGTTTACAGCTATGGAGTTCTGGTTCTTGAAATCGTGTGTGGAAGGAAGAACAACGTCTTCGTTGAGGACTCTGGATCTCTCCTACAAACA GTCTGGAAGCTCTTCAAGGCGGATAGACTAGCAGAAACAGTCGACCCTTCTCTGAAGGGCGACTTCCCGCCAGCAGAAGCTTCAAAAGTCTTGAAAATCGGGCTTCTCTGCGCCCAGGCGTCCGTGGCTCAACGACCATCAATGGTGGACGTTGTCAGAATGCTGACAGATGAAAACTGCAAAATCCCAGAACCAAACCAGCCACCATTCTTAAACACTAGTGCCCTTTCAGGCAGCACTACTAGATCATCCTGCAGCATCAACAGTTCCACGTCAAACCCAATTACACGGCCAGAAACATCCCATCCCTCCTCAGAATCATTCAGCATTCAGAGCTCGGAAGGGCCGCGATCAAGAAGTGACGAAATCAGGTTAATATAG